From the genome of Haloarcula taiwanensis:
TTATATGTTGCTTTGACATGACATCCTGTGTGGGAACTATGCGGTACCTATCAGAACTTAACCATTGACATCAGATAAAATGGGGCCTACTAGTCGTATTCGCAGAAAGCCGACCAGGGGAGTGGAGAGTGCATGCTACTAGACGCACCAGTTTCAGCCGAGGTACGGGAATGACAATACAAGCAAACCAGGCAAATCAAGCGGACAAACAGGGGATTGCAGCCAAGACTGCAGACGAGTTTCTCGTCACGCCAGAGAGTGAAGTCACGCCGGTTTTGAGCGTCGTGATGCCGACTCTCAACGAAGAGCAAGGAATCGTCGAGTGTATCGCCCGGATCAAAACAGCGGTCTCCGAGTTGCGCGTCCCGACTGAGATTATCGTCAGCGACAGTTCGACCGACGCGACACCGGAGTTAGCCCGCGAGCGAGGGGCGACAGTCGTGACCCCCGATGAACCGGGCTATGGCTATGCGTATCGCTATGCGTTCGGCAAGGCGCGGGGAGAGTACATCGCGATGGGCGATGCTGACACGACGTACGATTTCGAGATGATTCCGCAGCTTCTCGATCCCGTGAAGAACGGCGACGCGGATATCTGTATGGGGAGTCGACTTGAGGGAGAGATTCGGGACGGTTCGATGCCGCCGCTACACAAATACGTCGGCAATCCACTGTTGACACGATTCCTGAACACGTTTTACGGGGCCGGTGTAAGCGACGCCCACAGCGGGTTCCGCGTGTTCACCAAGGACGCGCTCGAAACGCTAGAGCTAGAGACGACCGGCATGGAGTTCGCCAGCGAGATGATTATGGAAGCCGGCGCGAACGACCTCACCATCGAGGAGGTCCCGATTATCTACCACGAGCGTGAAGGCGAGGAAACGCTCGACAGTTTCAGTGACGGCTGGCGACACGTCCGTTTCATGCTCGTGAACGCGCCTGAGTACCTGTTCTCGTATCCGGCCCTGCTGCTCGTCTCTGCCGGGGCACTGTTGATGTCACTGTCAATCGCCCAGCTGTCGATCAGTGGCGTCAACTTCGGGATACAGACGATGGTGGGCGGGTCGCTGCTGGCAATCGTCGGGTATCAGGTCTGGACGCTCGCACTGTTCAGCTCCATTGCCGCGAACCCGATAAACAAACCCGATGGTGTACTCGTCGGGATGGTACGGGAGCAGTTCCAGTTGGAACACGGCGCGTCCATCGGCATTCTCGCGGCTGCAGTCGGGATTCTGTACCTCGGGAGCGTGTTCGGACAGTGGCTGCTCGCCGGCGAGACGGCGTTGCCGTCAGCCACAGCGACCCTGCTGGCCTCGACAGTCGTAGTACTCGGACTACAGACCGTGTTCGGGTCGTTCTTCATGAGTATGCTCGCAGACAGCAGCTAACCGTCGGTTATCCCTTTTTCGAACGAATCAGGCCCGCGTACATCTGCTAGAGCACGCGTTCTCCGCACACGCAACGTCGGGCTGTGTTCGGTTCTCGGCAACGAACTGCCACTCGTTTCGGCCCACGCTGTCGGTACCGTTCGAATAGGTGAGCTGTCTGTACAGCCCGTTGTAGTTCATCACGCTATCGTACTCTGTCTGGGAGTAGCGCTCCTCGTCAATGCCGTCCTGATGGGCGTCGAGGCCCATCGCGTGCCCGAATTCGTGCATGAACAGCGAAGCGGTGAGTTTCGTCGAATCGAACCGCTCCATCGCCGCGACCTCAGGTCGTCCCGCACCGACGAAGTAGTCGTCCCCGTTGTAGGCGACATCGTCGGTGAGCAGGACATAGTAATAGCCGTCAGACCGGTGCTGCGAGTGGTTGGCCCGGAAGTCATAGATGTCGTTTCCGGCCCCAGCGCGGGATTTCGAGTAAACCGTCCCGTTGGCCGAGAGGTTCGTGTCGTCCGTGACGAGATGGATATCGATTCCAGTGGAGCCGTCGGGGTTCGAAACAGGTGCCTTCTCGAACGTCTCGACGATGGACGTCTGGACCGGCTCGCTGAGCGTCGTTGACTCCGTGGAATCAACCTCCACGTAGATGTCCGTTCGGAGCGGGTCCGCATCGGGAATCGCCTGTTCACAGCGGACTTCCATGCCGTCCGGATAGCCGTCGCCGTCCGTGTCCGCACTGGTCGGGTCGGTATCGTAAACGGACCGCTCTAGCGAATCGGATAACCCGTCTCCGTCTGTATCAGTGGCATTCGGGTCGGCCTGTATCTGCTGCGCGCTTGGCGTATTGGCCCCACCACCGCTAGCAGTGTTCACTTGCGGCGGCCCCCCGGCGGCTGGAAGCACGACACCAGCGAGAAGCAACATGACGAGGCCAACGGCGCCGAAACGAGCCAGCGCTGCGGTACGGAGCCAGCGGTGGCTGGTGTCGGCACAGTTACCCGGTTTTTTAGATTCAGTATTAAGATTGATTTTGGAAACTGCACCTATACAGGCCCCCAATATTCGAGTTAGAATAGACATAGATGGCACCTATACGCCAATATTCTCAATTACTGGTTAAGAAGTTAATTCCCCAAATATCAATATCAATTTCGATATTGGAAACGATCATAACGCAGTGGTCTCCGGCTGTGGCTGTCGGTATCTTCAATGGGCTCGGTTCAGTAACGGAAGGCAATGCGTGTCACCCGACGGTTCTGGCTCGCGGTCACTGCTGCTGGTAGTCTCCTCGTGGGTGGTGGGGTGCTTGATGCACCCCTGTTGGTGGTCGGTGCTGTCGGGCTCACAGGCTGGCTACTCGCAATGCAGTTTGCGTTCGTTCGTGGCGTCTCACAGCTCAGGGACGATCTCACGGTGACCCAGTCACTCGACCGGGCCCGGGTACAGACCGGCGCCGAAACGACGTACACACTCGAAGCATCAGTTGACGCCGCCGGCGATCACCTGCCGCTCTCTGTCGAGACAGAGATTCCACTCGTAGCGCAGATGGAAGCGGGCCCCGATTCAGCGGTCACTCTCGGTACATCGATGCAGTCGTCGTCGGTGACACTCCCGCTCACCTGGGAGACTGTCGGAGAGTATACTATTCCCGGAGCCACAGCGACGGTCAGCGACGGCACCGGGCTGTTTACCCAATCGTTCGCGACGGCACCAGGTCCCGAAGTACTGGTCGAGGCACCGTCAGTCGGCCCGATTCACGTTGGGCAGGGTGGGAAACAACTGCTACGCGGTGTCGGCGAACACGATGCCCGCGGGCGGACAGGTGGCCTCTCGGCCGAGGAAATCCGGAAGTACGTCCCGGGCGACGCACTGAAATACGTCGACTGGAAGGCGACTGCCAGACTCGACGAGGCGCACGTCCGCAATTACGAAGCCGAGGGGAACCGTAGCGTGGTCCTCGTCTTTGACCACCGTCAGACGCTGGGCGACGGTGCACCTGGCAACACGAAGCTAGAGCACCTCAAATCGGTCGCCGCGGCGTTCCAGCAGCGTGCCGAAACGACCCGCGATCCGCTGGGTTACGTCACTATCGGCGACGCGGGCGTAACGGAAACGAGAGTTCCAGTGGCGAGAACCGAGGCCTACAGGTCGTGCCAGCACCGGATCAACGACCTCGACGCCAACGCTGAAACGCCGGCAACAGCCCCCGCAACAGCGGCTGCCACCGGAAGAGTAACGGGGGCGGTGAATCCAGCAGCCGACACACAATCGCCGATGGAAACGGTGCTGCTCGCGTATCGAGACGCTACCGGATCGAAACGACATCTCCCCAATCAACCGCTGTACAACGGTTTGCAGACGGCCCCACACGAAATACGTAGTGCGGACCTGTTAGTTATCTGTACAGACGACAGCAGCCCGAGCGAACTGCGGAACACAGTCGGCCAGGCGAGACGCAACGCAACGGAGGTCGTTGTGTTCATCACTCCATCGGTGGCCTTCGATACCGACCGCCTCACCGACCTCGATACCGCTTACGAACGGTATCGGACCTTCGACCAGTTCCGGCGTGAGCTGAACGAAATCGACTCGGTGACGGCCTACGAGGTCGGGCCCCTAGACCAGATCTCGACTATTCTGTCCGCCGGCCCAGCCAACACAAACCAGCGGGGGTACGCATGAGTACAGCACTGAACTCGATGGGACGGTCGCGCCGAGCACTACCCACCGTGCTCGGCCTGCTTGGTATCGTCGGAGCAACAGGAGGGCTTCTCCTGGATGGACCGGTATGGCTTGGCCTCATCGGTGTTGTCCTCGGCGGCCTCTACCTGTCCGGAACAGCCGTTCTCGCGGTCGTGCTTGGACAGATAGCACTCGTCACAGTTGAGACGCCGTCACTGCTATCACTCGCCCTTGTCGAAGGCGGCCTGTTCCTCACATTGCTTTCGGTGGCTACCAAGACGCCTGACAGTCGAGTCGCCAGCAGCCTCGTCGCACTTATCGTGCCGCTGCTCGGCGGCTTCGTCTGGCTGTCGGTCTGGCGCTGGACCATAGACCCCCTCAGGGTTGGGTTCGCCATCCTCGTCGGAACTGCCATCGTCGGCTATCTGCTCCATCGCTATCTGCTGATAGAACTCGACATCGTGACTGCAGACATCGCTTCGGATCGTGATTTCCAATGAGTCAACCTGCGCCCTCGAAACCGGATATGACAGCAGATGACACCGACCAACAAGCCGATGTTGTGCGGGACCGTCAGACACTCGAAGCGGAGCTTGAAGTATTGCGGGAGGAAAACCGTCGATTACGTGAATCGTACGCACGCGCGAGGCGAGCAACGTTCAGACGGACCGCAGTAGGCTTTTTCGCAGTCGGTGGACTGTCTCTCGTCGCGGCGTTTGTCTTTCCGGCCCTGCAAACCATCTTCATCGCGTTCGGTGGGACCGGTGTGTTTGCCGGCATCGTCACGTTCTATCTCACCCCCGAGCGGTTCGTCTCGGCGTCGGTCAGTGATACGGTGTTCAACACGCTGGCAGATGTCGAACAGCACCTCGTCAGCGAGCTGGAACTCCAGACTGAGAGGATATATGTCCCAACAGCATCCCATCCGGAGACGGCTGCGCACCTGTTCGTCCCCCAGCACGTCGAGTACGCGGTCCCCGACCCGGAGCAGCTAGAAGAACTGTTCGTCACGGGCGTTGAGGCAGAACAGGGAATATCGCTTCCCCCGACTGGTGACCGGCTATACACCGAGTTCGAGCAGGCGATGTCGGGCACGTTCGGTACCGGTCCCGATGCAATAGCGACACAGCTGACTGCAGCCCTGTCCGAGCAGTTCGAACTCGTTGATGACACGACAATCGAAATCGATAGCGAGAATCAAACCGCTTCTATCGCCATCGACAATCCGGCGTTCGGCGATATTCACCAGCTAGATCACCCAGTGGTGTCCCTGCTTGCGGTGGGATTTGCCACGGGCCTTGATCGGCCGGTTACCGTCGATACGCGCGATGACGACCGGTTCAGCGGTGTCGTGACCGTTTCGTGGGACACACCCGAACAACCGTCACAGTCCAGTGACGCGGCGACCCCAGAACAGGAGATGGCACCGACTCCGGAAACCGACTAACTGCGGTCCGGGCGCTATTCGAACTCGCGTTTCGTTCCGCCGTCACCAACTGCCGTTTCGACGCCTGCACTGTGATCGGTGTCGGACCCGGGCGGCGTGATCGACTGAAGGATCTCTTCGATAACTGTTTCGGCACTGATCTGGCTTAGCTCGGCGTCACTGCTCATAATGAGACGATGACGCAACACCGGGAGCGCCATCTCTTTCACGTCGTCCGGAATGACATATTTTCGGCCGTTCAGACAAGCAACCGCTTTGGCTGTATTCTGCAGTGCGAGTGTCGCCCGCGGTGAGGCCCCGTGAACGACGTTTCGGTGGTCCCGGGTCGCGCCGACGAGCGCGAGAATGTACTCCTTGATGCTGTCTTCGATGTGTGTCTCAGGAACTACTGCCCGAGCGTCCAGAAGCTCGTCCCGGGAGATGACCTGTGAGATAGAGTCCGCATCGAGCGTCGGGTTCGCGTCGAACCGATCCAGTATTGCACGCTCCTCATCGGAATCGGGAATCTCGGTGACGAGTTTCATCTGGAATCGGTCGCGCTGTGCCTCCGGGAGTTTGAACGTCCCCTCCATCTCAAGCGGGTTCATCGTCGCAACGACGGTAAACGGCGTCGGGAGTTCGAGCGTCGACCCTTCGATAGAGACCTGCCCCTCCTGCATTGCTTCGAGGAGTGCGCTCTGTGTTTTCGGCGGAGCGCGGTTGATCTCGTCAGCGATGACCAGATTGGTAAACACCGGCCCTTTCTGCAGTTCGAACTCCCCGTTTCGCTGGTGATACACCGTCGTGCCAGTGATATCCGCCGGGAGCAGGTCAGGCGTCATCTGGACCCGGGAGTGCTGGAGGTCAGTCGCGTTGGCGACGAGCGTGGCAATCGTGGTTTTCGCGACGCCGGGGACCCCCTCCAGAAGCACGTGACCGCGTGTGAGCATTGCGACAGTAATATGACGAAGAATCTGCTCGTTACCGATAAGAACTGTGTCCGTCTCCTCTTTGAGACGGTCGTACAGTACCGACGGATCAGTCATTACGTTGACGTTCGGGCCGCTGTTTAATAACGGCTTCCGTTACTCGCTCCACCTGAGCGGCCTCCCAGTCCGGGTGACGGGCTCTGAGATACTTCTTGACGCCCTCCCGGGACAGGTGTGGGTTCGGCTCGCTGCTCCTCTCTTCGCGGAATCGGTCCCGGAGAGACTCGTCGAGACGGCGGTCGTACGCGAATAGCGCCCCGACCAGCACGACGCCACAGAAAAGTAACAGCACGTCTGACCGCTGCATGGCGAGGACGGCAGCGGCCACTGGCGGAACGCTACCGGCATGCGAGTAGTCCAGCAGTGCCGTATCGTGGTCGGCAACGAGATTCATGACAAAGCGGCGATTGTCACCGCGTTCAAGCATCGCATTCACGAAGATGCTCGGGTCACTGACAGCAATGATCTGACCATCACCCACCGATTCGCTCGTGACGACGGGCCGAGACGCTAACTGCTCCTCGCCGTCGAGTTCGCCGTTGCCGTCGGTGTCGAGATAGGCGTATTCGGAGGTGGTGACGAGCGTCGTCGCGTTGCCGGCCCTGACAGTCGTGCCGTAGTTGAGGACGATAGTATCGACACCCGCCGTCTCCGGGTAGTTGCCGACGGGCGTCGCTTCCGGGAGCGAGGCGTTCCGGTAGTAATTCCGGTTGTCATACACTGGACGGCCGTCGAAGCGTGCCTCCGCCCCGACAGCAGCAAGCAGGGCATTTCCGTGTGGGCGGTAATCGTCGGCGACGACGAGTGTCCCGCCGCTCCGG
Proteins encoded in this window:
- a CDS encoding glycosyl transferase, which encodes MTIQANQANQADKQGIAAKTADEFLVTPESEVTPVLSVVMPTLNEEQGIVECIARIKTAVSELRVPTEIIVSDSSTDATPELARERGATVVTPDEPGYGYAYRYAFGKARGEYIAMGDADTTYDFEMIPQLLDPVKNGDADICMGSRLEGEIRDGSMPPLHKYVGNPLLTRFLNTFYGAGVSDAHSGFRVFTKDALETLELETTGMEFASEMIMEAGANDLTIEEVPIIYHEREGEETLDSFSDGWRHVRFMLVNAPEYLFSYPALLLVSAGALLMSLSIAQLSISGVNFGIQTMVGGSLLAIVGYQVWTLALFSSIAANPINKPDGVLVGMVREQFQLEHGASIGILAAAVGILYLGSVFGQWLLAGETALPSATATLLASTVVVLGLQTVFGSFFMSMLADSS
- a CDS encoding magnesium chelatase; the protein is MTDPSVLYDRLKEETDTVLIGNEQILRHITVAMLTRGHVLLEGVPGVAKTTIATLVANATDLQHSRVQMTPDLLPADITGTTVYHQRNGEFELQKGPVFTNLVIADEINRAPPKTQSALLEAMQEGQVSIEGSTLELPTPFTVVATMNPLEMEGTFKLPEAQRDRFQMKLVTEIPDSDEERAILDRFDANPTLDADSISQVISRDELLDARAVVPETHIEDSIKEYILALVGATRDHRNVVHGASPRATLALQNTAKAVACLNGRKYVIPDDVKEMALPVLRHRLIMSSDAELSQISAETVIEEILQSITPPGSDTDHSAGVETAVGDGGTKREFE